A genome region from Gemmatimonadota bacterium includes the following:
- the hpnE gene encoding hydroxysqualene dehydroxylase HpnE, whose product MKRVTIIGGGFAGLAAAVRLCDAGYSVTLLERRQQLGGRTFSFTDPVTGDTVDNGQHLLMKCYRETLDFLDRIGARDNVVFQPRFRIDFRHADGGAYTLRFPSFLPVPLNLLSGFLRFGAVHWTDIPPLRKVVAELHKDLDTGLTVDAWLDDCGQKPRMREAFWDPLCIAALNQRPQNASARYLQAVLREAFLGESDGARLGYARTGLSGLFENRAWEYISKRDGEVLCGKAVTSIVPASSGVRIHTRSGDVIDTDMCIAAVPPLQLARMICGKTFAELYHTLCQYEPSPIFSVNLWFDRSIMREPMCGLLGTTMEWVFNKSVLYGNYDRASEGFLTMVASAAHHLLHMSNEDLVDLSCRELHQVFPESRRAELLHAKVICEHAATCALPLSYCVPKTQTSHLRLFLAGDWTDTGLPPTIEGAVRSGYAAADAILLE is encoded by the coding sequence GTGAAACGCGTAACGATAATTGGGGGAGGGTTTGCTGGTCTTGCAGCAGCTGTCCGCCTTTGCGATGCGGGATATTCCGTCACGCTTTTGGAGCGGCGGCAGCAATTGGGGGGGCGCACCTTTTCGTTTACAGATCCCGTTACGGGCGATACGGTTGACAATGGGCAGCATCTGTTGATGAAGTGCTATCGGGAGACGCTCGATTTTCTCGATCGGATTGGCGCGCGCGACAATGTGGTGTTTCAACCTCGGTTCAGAATAGACTTTCGCCATGCCGATGGTGGTGCGTACACATTGAGGTTTCCGTCCTTTTTGCCCGTGCCGTTGAATCTGCTGTCCGGCTTTTTGCGATTTGGCGCAGTTCACTGGACAGATATCCCGCCGTTGAGAAAAGTTGTGGCGGAGTTGCACAAGGATCTCGATACTGGACTCACGGTGGATGCCTGGCTCGACGATTGCGGTCAGAAACCGCGCATGCGAGAGGCTTTCTGGGATCCGCTTTGTATTGCCGCCCTCAACCAGCGACCGCAAAATGCCAGTGCGCGATATCTTCAAGCCGTGCTGCGAGAAGCTTTTTTGGGCGAATCAGATGGTGCGCGTTTGGGATATGCGCGGACGGGTCTGAGTGGTTTGTTTGAGAATCGCGCATGGGAATATATTTCAAAACGGGATGGCGAGGTTCTATGCGGAAAAGCCGTGACGTCTATTGTGCCTGCTTCTTCTGGCGTTCGCATCCATACCCGTTCGGGAGATGTGATAGATACAGATATGTGTATTGCGGCGGTTCCCCCGCTACAACTCGCCAGGATGATTTGTGGGAAAACCTTTGCCGAACTCTATCACACGCTTTGTCAATACGAGCCATCGCCCATTTTTTCCGTCAACTTGTGGTTTGATCGGTCCATCATGCGTGAACCTATGTGCGGTTTGCTCGGTACGACGATGGAATGGGTTTTTAACAAGTCCGTGCTCTATGGCAACTATGACCGCGCTTCTGAGGGCTTTCTCACCATGGTCGCATCTGCGGCGCATCATCTTTTACACATGTCAAATGAAGACCTTGTTGACCTATCTTGCAGAGAGCTTCATCAGGTCTTTCCCGAAAGTAGGCGTGCCGAGTTATTACACGCCAAAGTGATATGCGAGCACGCGGCGACTTGTGCGTTGCCACTTTCTTATTGTGTACCCAAAACCCAGACGTCACACCTCCGTCTGTTTCTCGCGGGGGATTGGACAGATACTGGATTGCCGCCGACTATTGAAGGTGCTGTCAGGAGCGGGTACGCGGCTGCAGATGCGATCTTACTCGAATAG
- a CDS encoding sigma-54 dependent transcriptional regulator has product MGDILIVDGNPQRAMQLAQLLKKLGANARIAGSFYHCLKRIEERIPDLALVAEALPDGRGLKLLPVFEDLCPVVIVGEYMASDRVLEALSLGARDFLVHPIDRQTLDILISQLQVEGKIALHYLSQNPRGESPTGMVIGSCPDMLLALKRAGLSARTSASVLLYGESGTGKELMAREIHRASGRAGAFVALNCAAIAEGIAESELFGHERGAFTGAITRRAGCFEQADGGTLFLDEIGEASPAFQAKLLRVLDRGEFVRVGGQSLIQTQVRVIAATNRDLDSMIEQGEFRLDLFYRLGAVTISLPPLRERSEDIPHIVQAMLMRIKADTGMEVQGVSEAAVAYLAGYEWPGNLRELQHAIYRAALACQKGVILPEHLDVLRPTQSSATDKIETLYEIEQAHIERVMLATSGNQGRACEVLGISRPTLRRKIRRYAAERIKNGQMC; this is encoded by the coding sequence ATGGGAGACATACTGATTGTTGATGGAAATCCGCAACGCGCAATGCAATTGGCGCAACTGCTGAAAAAACTGGGCGCAAACGCGCGCATAGCGGGTTCTTTTTATCACTGCTTGAAACGCATTGAAGAAAGAATTCCCGATCTCGCCCTTGTCGCTGAAGCCCTCCCCGATGGACGGGGATTAAAGCTACTTCCCGTATTTGAAGATCTATGTCCCGTCGTAATTGTGGGTGAATATATGGCATCTGATAGGGTTCTCGAGGCTTTGTCGTTGGGAGCACGCGATTTTCTCGTACACCCTATTGATCGGCAGACCCTGGATATTCTGATCTCTCAATTGCAGGTCGAGGGTAAAATCGCGCTACACTATCTATCCCAAAATCCCAGAGGCGAGTCACCCACTGGGATGGTGATTGGATCGTGTCCAGACATGTTACTCGCACTCAAGCGCGCGGGCCTGTCAGCGCGAACATCGGCTTCGGTTCTGCTTTATGGAGAAAGTGGAACCGGAAAAGAACTGATGGCACGAGAAATACATCGGGCTTCCGGGCGGGCGGGAGCATTTGTAGCACTCAATTGTGCGGCAATAGCAGAAGGCATTGCCGAAAGTGAACTCTTTGGGCATGAGCGAGGTGCTTTTACCGGCGCCATAACCCGTCGGGCAGGGTGTTTTGAACAAGCCGATGGCGGCACGCTTTTTCTCGACGAAATTGGTGAAGCTTCGCCTGCATTTCAGGCCAAGCTGTTGCGGGTCTTAGATCGCGGTGAATTTGTCAGAGTTGGCGGACAATCACTCATACAAACGCAGGTTCGAGTAATTGCTGCCACCAACCGCGACCTCGATTCCATGATTGAACAAGGTGAATTTCGCCTGGATTTGTTTTACAGGCTCGGCGCCGTGACCATATCCCTCCCTCCTCTGCGGGAGCGCAGCGAAGATATCCCCCACATTGTTCAAGCAATGCTAATGCGAATAAAAGCCGATACAGGTATGGAGGTGCAAGGAGTTTCTGAAGCGGCAGTTGCATATCTGGCAGGATATGAATGGCCGGGCAATTTAAGGGAATTGCAACACGCCATTTACCGCGCAGCCCTGGCCTGTCAGAAAGGAGTAATTCTCCCCGAACATCTGGATGTACTCAGGCCCACACAGTCCAGCGCAACAGACAAAATTGAAACCCTGTATGAAATCGAACAAGCGCATATTGAGCGGGTAATGCTCGCCACCAGTGGCAATCAGGGACGAGCTTGCGAAGTGCTCGGGATATCCAGACCGACATTGAGGCGAAAAATACGCCGATACGCGGCGGAAAGAATAAAAAACGGACAGATGTGTTAG
- the hpnD gene encoding presqualene diphosphate synthase HpnD: MNLKKHIAKIVWGARTNFFYAFVFLPRKKREAIFSVYAFSRHTDDIVDDAASPEEARCRLDAWREQLHACYKGSATHPIAQNLQGVLRDFPISKAHFLALIEGVEMDLTKNRYATFDELREYCYRVASVVGLICIEIFGYRNPQTRDYAVNLGLALQLTNILRDVHTDWQQDRIYLPQEEMARFGYPEEALARGDYNAAFIELMRFQAQRAWTFYQTAEELLPAEDRAAMFSAQIMGKIYAQLLVKIQQADYNIFGASIRLNDLHKLGIALRYWLGSRFAWG, from the coding sequence GTGAACCTTAAAAAACACATTGCCAAAATTGTGTGGGGCGCTCGGACGAATTTTTTTTACGCGTTTGTTTTTTTGCCGCGCAAGAAACGCGAGGCTATTTTTTCGGTTTATGCGTTTAGCCGACATACCGATGATATTGTCGATGATGCGGCTTCGCCAGAAGAGGCGCGGTGCCGTCTCGATGCGTGGCGCGAGCAACTCCACGCCTGCTATAAGGGCAGTGCTACCCATCCGATCGCGCAGAATCTGCAGGGCGTTTTGCGGGATTTTCCCATTTCCAAAGCGCATTTTCTGGCGCTTATTGAGGGTGTTGAGATGGATTTGACAAAGAATCGGTATGCGACGTTTGACGAGTTGCGCGAATACTGCTACCGGGTCGCATCGGTTGTGGGGTTAATCTGTATTGAAATTTTTGGGTACCGCAATCCGCAGACCCGCGATTATGCCGTCAATCTGGGTCTCGCACTTCAACTGACTAATATTTTGCGAGATGTGCATACAGATTGGCAACAGGACCGCATTTATCTTCCACAGGAAGAGATGGCGCGGTTTGGATATCCGGAAGAGGCGCTTGCTCGGGGAGATTATAATGCTGCGTTTATCGAGTTGATGCGGTTTCAAGCGCAACGCGCGTGGACCTTTTATCAAACAGCCGAAGAATTGCTTCCCGCGGAGGATAGGGCTGCCATGTTTTCGGCGCAGATTATGGGCAAAATTTATGCCCAGTTGCTCGTGAAGATCCAGCAGGCCGACTACAATATTTTTGGCGCGTCTATTCGTCTCAACGATTTGCACAAACTGGGCATTGCGCTGCGCTATTGGCTGGGCAGTCGTTTCGCTTGGGGGTGA
- a CDS encoding threonine synthase produces MGFLIDLVCTKTGKAYSKDQLWNLSPEADAPLFARYDLDAVAKAMRREKLAERVPTMWRYAEVLPVENDQFQVSLGEGFTPLLQATSLGQEIGVPKLYIKDEGLNPTGSFKARGMSAAISRAAELGAQAIAIPSAGNAGGATAAYAARAGLPAHIFMPKDVPQANYIECKILGAHVELIDGLISDCGKIVASRKKAEGWFDISTLKEPYRVEGKKTMGYELAEQFDWELPEVVIYPTGGGTGLIGMWKAFDEMEQMGWIGSERPRMISVQAAGCAPIVRAYGAGDEHAEPWTDAETIAAGLRVPAAVGDFLMLRAIRDSGGCALSVTDEELMASTSKLAAAVGSFPAPEGAATLAALEKLIAQNLVNERERVVLFNTGTGLKYIELFE; encoded by the coding sequence ATGGGATTTCTCATTGATCTGGTCTGCACCAAGACGGGCAAAGCGTATTCAAAAGACCAGCTCTGGAATTTGAGCCCAGAGGCAGATGCGCCGTTATTTGCCCGATATGATCTCGATGCAGTTGCAAAAGCCATGCGCCGGGAAAAACTCGCAGAACGCGTACCAACAATGTGGCGTTATGCCGAAGTTTTGCCAGTCGAAAACGATCAATTTCAGGTGAGTCTCGGCGAAGGATTCACCCCATTGTTGCAAGCGACATCACTGGGGCAAGAAATCGGTGTACCAAAACTGTACATCAAAGACGAAGGCTTAAATCCAACGGGATCATTTAAAGCGCGCGGCATGTCGGCGGCAATTTCAAGAGCTGCGGAATTGGGCGCTCAGGCCATTGCCATTCCCTCGGCTGGCAATGCGGGTGGCGCAACAGCCGCTTATGCTGCGCGAGCGGGCTTGCCAGCGCATATTTTTATGCCCAAAGATGTGCCACAAGCCAATTATATCGAATGCAAGATCCTGGGCGCACATGTCGAATTGATCGACGGCCTGATCTCCGATTGCGGAAAAATTGTGGCATCGCGCAAAAAAGCCGAAGGCTGGTTTGATATCTCGACCCTGAAAGAGCCGTACCGTGTAGAAGGCAAAAAAACGATGGGCTATGAATTGGCCGAACAATTTGATTGGGAATTGCCAGAAGTCGTCATTTACCCAACCGGAGGTGGCACGGGATTAATCGGCATGTGGAAGGCATTTGACGAAATGGAACAAATGGGATGGATTGGCTCAGAACGCCCCCGCATGATTTCCGTACAAGCGGCGGGATGCGCGCCCATTGTTCGGGCTTATGGTGCGGGAGATGAACACGCCGAACCGTGGACCGATGCCGAAACAATCGCCGCGGGTCTGCGCGTCCCTGCTGCCGTCGGCGATTTTTTGATGCTAAGAGCCATTCGCGACAGCGGTGGATGCGCGCTTTCCGTCACAGATGAAGAACTAATGGCATCCACATCAAAATTGGCTGCCGCCGTGGGATCATTTCCCGCGCCCGAAGGCGCAGCCACCCTCGCTGCTCTTGAAAAACTCATAGCACAAAATCTGGTTAACGAGCGCGAGCGCGTCGTATTATTCAACACGGGAACGGGCTTAAAATACATCGAACTATTCGAGTAA